A single region of the Brienomyrus brachyistius isolate T26 chromosome 10, BBRACH_0.4, whole genome shotgun sequence genome encodes:
- the ids gene encoding iduronate 2-sulfatase, protein MASCSCLSFLTFQMLISLVLSSGRPNILLIVSDDLRPAMGSYGFPGVMTPNLDQLASGSFVFHNAFAQQAVCAPSRTSFLTSRRPDTTRLYDFNSYWRVHAGNYTTLPQYFKEQGYHTMSIGKVFHPGIASNHSDDFPYSWSVPPYHPASLAYEKRKVCRGEDEKLHANLLCAVNVSEMPLKTLPDMESTAEAIRLLQSMRAPQEPFFLAVGYHKPHIPFRIPQEFLKLYPLENMTLAPDPEVPKGLPPVAYNPWTDIRKREDVQALNVSFPYGPIPPDFQLRIRQHYFAAVSYVDSLVGRLLSALGDLGLARNTVVLFTSDHGWSLGEHGEWAKYSNFDVATRVPLLIHIPWMMSRAGWTVGRSFPFWDVFRFPHKRFAKGWAVRSVVELVDLFPTLAELAGLKVPPPCPHASFAVQLCTEGSSLVPSLRVPEHRIDKEAIAYSQYPRPSDEPRDDSDLPSLPDIRIMGYSVRSWDYRYTLWVTFDPTHFQANLSDVHAGELYLLWEDPGQDHNVYVSSEHGAPYRKLSSVLPWRDVLKQHLLCFQKGLKPEGML, encoded by the exons ATGGCTTCCTGCTCATGTCTGAGTTTCCTAACTTTTCAGATGTTAATATCGCTGGTCTTGTCCTCAG GGAGACCTAACATCCTTCTAATCGTGTCGGACGATCTGCGGCCCGCTATGGGAAGCTACGGTTTCCCGGGGGTGATGACGCCCAACCTGGATCAGCTGGCGTCGGGGAGCTTCGTGTTCCATAACGCGTTTGCTCAG CAAGCGGTGTGCGCACCTAGCCGGACCTCCTTCCTGACCAGCCGGCGTCCTGACACCACCCGGCTGTACGACTTCAACTCCTACTGGAGGGTCCATGCGGGCAACTACACAACATTGCCGCAGTACTTTAAGGAGCAGGGCTACCACACCATGTCCATAGGGAAGGTCTTCCACCCGG GCATCGCCTCCAATCACTCGGATGATTTCCCGTACAGCTGGTCTGTACCGCCATATCATCCCGCTTCTTTGGCCTATGAAAAGAGGAAG GTCTGCAGGGGCGAGGACGAGAAGCTCCACGCCAATCTGTTGTGTGCCGTCAACGTGTCGGAGATGCCGCTGAAGACTTTGCCCGACATGGAGAGCACAGCAGAGGCTATCAGGCTGTTGCAGTCCATGAGGGCGCCACAGGAGCCCTTTTTCCTAGCTGTGGGCTACCACAAACCTCACATTCCCTTCAGGATCCCGCAG GAGTTCCTGAAGCTCTACCCCCTGGAGAACATGACTCTAGCCCCTGACCCCGAAGTCCCAAAAGGTCTGCCTCCTGTGGCCTACAATCCCTGGACAGACATCCGAAAACGGGAGGATGTGCAGGCACTGAACGTCAGCTTTCCCTACGGCCCGATCCCTCCAGACTTCCAG TTACGGATTCGCCAGCACTATTTTGCTGCAGTATCTTACGTGGACTCGCTGGTGGGAAGGCTGCTGAGCGCTCTGGGCGATTTGGGATTAGCCAGGAACACCGTAGTGCTTTTCACCTCTGATCACG GCTGGTCTCTGGGTGAACACGGGGAATGGGCCAAGTACAGTAACTTCGACGTGGCCACGCGTGTGCCGCTGCTGATCCACATCCCCTGGATGATGTCACGCGCCGGATGGACGGTGGGGCGGAGCTTCCCCTTCTGGGACGTGTTCCGCTTCCCCCACAAACGCTTTGCCAAAG GATGGGCTGTCAGAAGTGTGGTGGAGCTGGTTGACCTTTTCCCCACACTAGCGGAGCTGGCAGGACTCAAggtccccccaccctgccctcatGCCTCCTTTGCCGTCCAGCTGTGTACAGAAGGTTCCAGCCTGGTCCCGAGTCTTAGGGTCCCCGAGCACAGGATTGACAAGGAGGCCATTGCATACAGCCAGTACCCCCGGCCCAGCGACGAGCCCCGGGACGACTCGGACTTGCCGTCCCTGCCTGACATCCGCATCATGGGTTACTCTGTGCGTTCCTGGGACTACCGCTACACGCTGtgggtgacctttgacccaactCACTTCCAGGCCAACCTATCGGACGTCCACGCCGGAGAGCTGTACCTCCTGTGGGAGGACCCGGGACAGGACCACAATGTGTATGTTAGCAGCGAGCacggtgccccctacaggaagCTCAGCTCAGTCCTCCCGTGGAGAGATGTGCTGAAGCAACACCTGCTCTGTTTCCAGAAAGGGTTAAAACCTGAAGGAATGCTTTGA